The proteins below come from a single Falco rusticolus isolate bFalRus1 chromosome 18, bFalRus1.pri, whole genome shotgun sequence genomic window:
- the MAPT gene encoding microtubule-associated protein tau isoform X10, which produces MAEQRQDVTMMEDHAAGQEKHIPSGYPLQIPVDDGSDEPVSETSDAKSTPTTEDATAPLVEEGDHEDQGGVEQHGEIPEGTTAEEAGVGATPNLEDHAAGDAAQGELSSPKLQPGPQEHVGDAIKKESQLTKQVAGVLQQPLLSREMKATTAAPTRIEVTIPIPLDMYEDSRPSEDSNELWDHRGREGIGVVPALGRDVCTEGLAGAGGPDDSHIKDGPSPLYTRAPLKEDASRQERDEDRDIDETSEQDLLSLVRQHVSPGPEMGLRPATAKETLEECAFGENESKDVLRDVPRGALLVETESHKAGEDQEGRRQSLGGKEDTAVTPSEPSEIISQKEAKPGEGEDSGPLLETAQLPAELKDDVKDEGTPLAEAVPDTGERRTPKKKPCAHVADKAISRVPLLKGVCTVCLP; this is translated from the exons ATGGCGGAGCAGCGTCAGGACGTCACCATGATGGAGGACCACGCAGCTGGCCAGGAGAAGCACATCCCCTCAG GCTATCCCCTTCAGATACCAGTCGATGATGGATCGGATGAGCCTGTTTCTGAAACATCTGACGCTAAGAGCACCCCAACTACGGAAG ATGCCACAGCACCTTTAGTGGAGGAAGGAGACCACGAGGATCAGGGTGGTGTCGAACAGCATGGGGAGATCCCGGAAGGAACCACAG CTGAAGAGGCAGGTGTAGGAGCCACTCCCAACCTGGAGGACCAcgctgcaggagatgctgctcaAG GGGAGCTGAGCTCTCCAAAGCTACAGCCTGGCCCTCAGGAGCATGTAGGagatgcaataaaaaaagaaagccagctCACAAAGCAGGTAGCTGGGGTTCTTCAGCAGCCTCTTCTGTCGCGTGAAATGAAGGCTacaacagcagctcccactAGGATAGAGGTCACCATCCCAATACCCTTGGATATGTATGAAGACTCCAGACCATCTGAAGACAGCAATGAGTTGTGGGATCATCGGGGCAGAGAAGGCATTGGTGTGGTTCCTGCGCTGGGTCGTGATGTGTGCACtgaggggctggcaggagcaggtggCCCAGATGACTCCCATATTAAAGATGGGCCATCTCCTTTATATACTAGAGCCCCATTAAAAGAAGATGCCAGTAGACAGGAAAGAGATGAGGACCGTGATATTGATGAAACTTCTGAACAGGATTTGCTTTCCCTGGTGAGGCAGCATGTTTCACCAGGACCTGAAATGGGCTTGCGTCCAGCAACAGCCAAGGAAACTCTTGAAGAATGTGCCTTTGGAGAGAACGAGTCTAAAGATGTCCTCAGAGATGTTCCAAGAGGCGCACTTCTTGTTGAAACTGAATCACACAAAGCAGGAGAGGACCAAGAGGGGAGGAGACAGTCATTGGGTGGTAAAGAAGATACAGCTGTCACCCCGTCAGAGCCTTCTGAAATCATCTCCCAGAAAGAAGCTAagcctggggaaggagaagattCTGGACCCTTGCTAGAAACAGCTCAGCTCCCCGCTGAATTAAAAGATGATGTGAAAGACGAAGGTACTCCTTTGGCAGAGGCTGTGCCAGATACAGGAGAACGTCGAACGCCCAAGAAGAAACCTTGTGCCCATGTTGCAGATAAAGCCATCAGTCGTGTCCCCCTcctaaaaggtgtgtgcaccGTTTGCCTGCCCTGA